The Trachemys scripta elegans isolate TJP31775 chromosome 20, CAS_Tse_1.0, whole genome shotgun sequence genomic sequence CTGAGGACACTgcctagctcttttcatccagagatctcaaagcattttacaatgcAGCTCAGTATccgtatccccattttacagaaggaaaaaCCAAGGCCTGGGGAGGTGAAGTCTGAGAAAGGCTGTTAAACACAGAGACCCAAAGCAGCTGGCTGAACAGCAGAGGGTCCGCACGTAACTCCATAAAACACAAGGCAGACTTCTGCTTCTTCAAGCCTTTCCCATGACAGCAACTTTCTTAGATTGTAAGAAACAGGTGGTGACTGTTTGCACTTTGTTGACCCCTAGACGTTACCACAATCTGTGAGCTAAACAACACGACACTGTGAAAATTCCAAGATAAGGGGCACCTTTTCGGTATTTTGTAAAAGCTCTGGTTTATTTTAAACAAGTAAAAATTCTCTACGGAAGACACCGGCAGGATTGGAGATGCCTCGCAGAGGAGGGACAGAGGATCCACTCCGGATTGGACAAACTATTTGCAcggtttttttaaaggaagcttcctGTGCCCTCCCCGGGTGGAAAAGCACCCACTGATGAGCCTATGCTGTCTGCTGACCAGACTGTCCAGTCCAAGCCAATATGGTAGTTTCTAAAGAAACTATGTGGCAAGTGGGACTTGTGGAGTAACAAGGTGACTTTTCTCCTTGGCAGGCTCCAGTTCTTTTTTCCCCGTCCAGAACAACTTCCAGCCTTCACTgctcatctggtcaccccatccagACTCCTGACAGACAGGGGCTCACACATACTCCCCACAGTCTGAAATGATCACTTTCTCCTTGGGTTTCCCATCTTTGCTGCCTTGAGCCTTcagaaaaatgaaacaagaaGTAAAGACAAATCTCCAAGTCAGACCAAAGAAACAACTGGGGAAAACATCCCGTTGTCTGCTCCCCGGGCTCCTACCTCGATCTGCCGCACCACCTCCATCCCTTCCGTCACCTCTCCAAAGACCACATGCTTGCCGTCCAGCCAGTCCGTTTTATCACAAGTGATGAAGAATTGGGAGCCGTTGGTGTTTGGGCCAGAGTTCGCCATTGATAACAACCCTGGGgacaaaatattattattgtattgaggtccagtcatggagcaggacccgaCCGTGCTCATGGCTGAACaggatggtccctgtcccaaacagcTGACAAATACGAGTGACCGGTGCGCCATTTATCATAGATCTGCTCTACGCTCACTGTTAAGCGCATCACCACATCTGAACATTGGCTGCCTAATACAAACAGTCCTTCAGCAGCCCCGTCATCACAGGACAGCCACAGAGCCCGTTTGCTAGTATGTTTTCAGGTTCATAATACAATGCTGCCCTCTGCTTCTTTTCTTCTCCTGTCTCAGGCTTCATCAGTCCCATTCATGATAAACCCATTACACGTTGCCCCACACAGTGTTCGCTACCATCATGTACCCTCCCACCGTGCGTACAACACAATACGTATTACAAGGAGCGCGGTCAGGCCAAATTAGGTTGCAAGTTtagatttttataaaacataGGATCCATTGAAACTGTCCCATGGAACAttactcccccctctcccccgaatGGAAATAAAAAATCCAAATCAACATTCCCTACAGTGTTTACAACCCATCCTGCAGCATCATATTAGTGCAACAGACACGGAGTGCAACAAGCGTAAAATTGACTAAGCTCAGGGACAGTGGGAGAGCTGAATGGCGAATATCCAGCCTCTTAGGAACACAGGACTGGAAATGACCTCTTGGGTCATCAGCTCCCGTCCTCTGCTCTCCCAAGCAACCCCGTTGTACCTCCTGCTCATAAACTCTTACTTCTGGGTCACTAGTGCAAATCCGGCCTAGGTCAGCTGGGACCAAATGCTGCTAACGTCTGACGGCTACTAGGCAGCTGCTTGGTGGCCTGCGTAAAATACGTTGGTGGCCTCACGACGTACGTAGGTGACATAGGTCACTTCCCAGCGGACAAACCTCACCCACGGGGTTAGCACGGTCTCCCTTTGCTGACAAGCTCAGCTAAGAAGAAAGGGGCTGAATTGGCCACGGACAATGAAATCCCCTCCCACTTCTAGAGACACTCTTTCCGGGTCAAGTGGTGCAAcatggcagggtggggggtgggaagagaggggCTGTACCCAATCTGCAAGAGCTTCACTCTCTGGCTACATCTATACCGTAGGCACCAACTTCCTTTCTTTCCCCTGGGTGTTcgacacccccgcccccactccaccccttccatgaggccatgcccctgccccaccaccccattccaaccccttccccaaagtccacaccccaactccgtcccctccctgccaatattccaactccttcctcaaatccccgctcccaccttctcccctgagcatgccacattcccgctccaccccaccctcccggagcgtgctaacgctgccaaacagctgtttggcggcggcctGGCGGGAAACACTGGGAGGTAGgtagaggagcggggatggggcgtgctcaggggaggaggaaaaggtggggcagggggtgaggggagcttggctgccagtgggtgcagagcagccACTGTTTTTTCCCtgggagttggcgcctatgttcTATAAGGCAAACCACTGGCAGTGGCGCATAGGGTATGCGTAGCTACACGCCGCAGTGAAAAGCGGGCTGCGTCCACATCGTGGTATGTAGCTACATGCGGCTGCGCAAGATACTGGCACAGGACCGTCAATGGGGCGCTACCCCGCTAAATACCATCCGTGCAGCCATGGGAAGCACGTCTTGGGCGTGTAGAGAGCCGTGTAGGGTACACAGCACAAGGTTCTGGCGTGTCTCTATTCTACTACGCTGCTATTTACATCTGTGTGAAGGGAGCGAGTAGCGTCCATACTCTACATGTGACTGTAGATCGACGCAGTGTAGACGTAGGCTGAGACTCCAGCCCCGTTTACCGACAATGAACTCAGTTACCCCCCAAAAGTTCCAGCAATCTGCAACCTTTGCCCGAGCGGCCCCCCTAAGCCAGCCAGCTCCCGCGCCCACAGGATCTGGCCTTACCTGGTCCCGTGTGCTTCAGAATAAAGTTTTCATCATCAAACTTCTTCCCGTAGATGGATTTGCCTCCGGTGCCATTGTGGTTGGTGAAATCTCCAGCCTGACACATGAACTGGGGGATGACGCGGTGGAAACTGCTTCCCTTGAAGCCAAAGCTCTTTTCGTGGGTGCATAAGCAGCGGAAattctctgtgtgtggggggggggagggacccgCGGGACAGGAGAGGAAAGAAAGCAAAATCAAAGTTCAAAATGCCAGCAATGGGACTATATGCAAAAGCTCATCTTAgaccagaggtggccaacctgtggctccagagccacatgtggctctccagaagttaatatgcggctctttgtataggcaccgactccggggctggagctacaggcgccaactttccaatgtgccggggggtgctcactgttcaacccctggctctgccacagaccttatccccactccacctcttcccgcccccttccctgagcctgccgtgccttcgctccccccctttcctcccagagcctcctgcaccccacgaaacagctgatcgggggagggatggggaggcgctgatcggctggactgctggtgggtgggaggctctgggaacggggggggagggagctgatggggggctgctgacgtattactggggctctttggcaatgtacactggtaaattctggctccttctcaggctcaggtcgGCCACCCCGTCTTAGAAAGTGCCTTAGAGAAGTGGCACACTCTCTCTCACCCGCTGTCATGGGCACAATGTCCGAGCGCAGGAGAATCTGGAGTCGGCCTGCGGGCTTGTTTCCAATCTTGATGTCCATGTACACCTGAGGATTGGCTCTAGACTTCTTAGCAGGAGGCTCACCCTagggaagagaaacaaagtgACGTTCCCATAGGTTCTTCTTACAGAGacctccagccctgagctctcagCCTTCAGTGGCTCATCGCTTAAGACACCCAGCACAGATGGGACAGCAGGCTGTGACTTTCCACCTGCTGGGCGTGGCTGCTCCCCCTCACGCAGGGAACGTCAACACTGCAATCAGGAGGCGTGATTGAAGcacgtgtagacatacctaaactagctttaatctagctagaggTAAGCTAGCTTGAGTAACCATTTTCAACTCATCCTTTAGATCGACGCAAAAGGAACACGTCAAATCCACCACTGGATTCCTTCCTTCTCTACGCAGGAGACCAGAGTCCTGTTGTTTACCTCCTGCGTCTCTGATTTGGAAGGTTCTGCTCCCTCTTCCTCTGCATTCTCCTCAAGCGTCTTCCCCGAAAACTTCTTCAACCAGTCATCATCTGACCAGACTGGGGCAGAGAGAAGAAGGGATCAGAACAGGGTCTAAACCAAACCATGTGTTCTGcagcattggggggagggatagctcagtggtttgagcattggcctgctaaacccagggttgtgagttcaatccttgagggagccacttagggatctggggcaaaatcagtacttggtcctgctagtgaaggcaggggactggactcgatgacctttcggggtcccttccagctctatgagataggtatatctccatatattttaaaacaccGTGTATTCTACACAGCTTTGAAGGAGCAGGAGTACTCAGTCCCCGGTAGGAGAACCCTAAGGACACGGAGCCCATGGCTCAGAGAATTACAGACCCATT encodes the following:
- the PPIE gene encoding peptidyl-prolyl cis-trans isomerase E isoform X2; this encodes MWVDLRKRWMREFFMLPLFPLEISLIFRYLWTMKLNESELFGRTIRVNLAKPMRIKEGSSRPVWSDDDWLKKFSGKTLEENAEEEGAEPSKSETQEGEPPAKKSRANPQVYMDIKIGNKPAGRLQILLRSDIVPMTAENFRCLCTHEKSFGFKGSSFHRVIPQFMCQAGDFTNHNGTGGKSIYGKKFDDENFILKHTGPGLLSMANSGPNTNGSQFFITCDKTDWLDGKHVVFGEVTEGMEVVRQIEAQGSKDGKPKEKVIISDCGEYV
- the PPIE gene encoding peptidyl-prolyl cis-trans isomerase E isoform X1 yields the protein MASTKRVLYVGGLAEEVDERVLHAAFIPFGDITDIQIPLDYETEKHRGFAFIEFELAEDAAAAIDNMNESELFGRTIRVNLAKPMRIKEGSSRPVWSDDDWLKKFSGKTLEENAEEEGAEPSKSETQEGEPPAKKSRANPQVYMDIKIGNKPAGRLQILLRSDIVPMTAENFRCLCTHEKSFGFKGSSFHRVIPQFMCQAGDFTNHNGTGGKSIYGKKFDDENFILKHTGPGLLSMANSGPNTNGSQFFITCDKTDWLDGKHVVFGEVTEGMEVVRQIEAQGSKDGKPKEKVIISDCGEYV